Proteins co-encoded in one Halorussus lipolyticus genomic window:
- a CDS encoding glycosyltransferase: protein MRVAFVSETVAQHRETGATRRIRRTAEALAGRGHDVVVCCGQWWDGDHETFEQDGVTYRAVTSDPPGEGRFAVSLPSALRAVDPDVIQATVADPTHVLSAKLASLVLRAPLVVDWYTSPDAGDADDPLWRLCATVPDLVLAPSETVKTRVRELGAEDDAVWVVPNAIDVDAIRAIEPREVADIVYSRRLDADANLESLLLALAELRDHDWSAVVIGDGPEREVYERQVRDLRIEDRVSFAGDQPLENRLSAFKGAHVYAQTARREAFPTDMLRALTCGCAGVVEYHVESSAHELVEQEERAFRTTSEQELTDALVTASEMERLDFNENFSEYDEEAVLDTYLTAYDEAGERMSWVEPAAVAGGLVLVVAVVALLVVLL from the coding sequence ATGCGCGTCGCGTTCGTCTCGGAGACGGTGGCCCAACACCGCGAAACCGGGGCGACGCGGCGAATCCGGCGCACCGCCGAGGCGCTCGCTGGCCGGGGCCACGACGTGGTCGTCTGCTGTGGACAGTGGTGGGACGGCGACCACGAGACGTTCGAGCAGGACGGCGTGACCTACCGGGCAGTCACCAGCGACCCGCCCGGCGAGGGTCGATTCGCCGTCTCGCTCCCGTCTGCGCTCCGGGCCGTGGACCCGGACGTGATTCAGGCCACCGTCGCCGACCCGACACACGTCCTCTCCGCGAAACTGGCTAGCCTCGTCCTCCGCGCGCCCCTCGTCGTCGATTGGTACACCTCGCCCGACGCGGGCGACGCCGACGACCCTCTCTGGCGGCTCTGTGCGACAGTGCCCGACCTCGTTCTCGCGCCCTCCGAAACCGTCAAAACCCGCGTTCGGGAACTCGGTGCCGAGGACGACGCGGTTTGGGTCGTGCCCAACGCCATCGACGTGGACGCCATCCGCGCCATCGAACCCCGAGAGGTCGCCGACATCGTGTACTCGCGGCGACTCGACGCCGACGCCAACCTCGAAAGCCTCCTGCTGGCGCTCGCCGAACTCCGCGACCACGACTGGTCGGCGGTCGTTATCGGCGACGGTCCCGAACGCGAGGTCTACGAGCGACAAGTCCGGGACCTGCGAATCGAGGACCGCGTTTCCTTCGCGGGCGACCAGCCTCTCGAAAACCGACTCTCGGCGTTCAAAGGTGCCCACGTCTACGCCCAGACCGCCCGCCGGGAAGCCTTTCCCACCGACATGCTCCGGGCGCTGACCTGCGGGTGTGCTGGCGTGGTCGAGTACCACGTCGAGTCGAGCGCCCACGAACTGGTCGAACAGGAGGAGCGCGCGTTTCGGACCACCAGCGAGCAGGAACTCACCGACGCGCTTGTCACGGCCAGCGAGATGGAACGCCTCGATTTCAACGAGAACTTCTCGGAGTACGACGAGGAGGCCGTCCTCGACACCTACCTGACCGCCTACGACGAGGCCGGAGAGCGCATGAGTTGGGTCGAACCCGCCGCAGTCGCCGGTGGCCTCGTGCTGGTCGTGGCCGTCGTCGCGCTGTTGGTCGT
- a CDS encoding DUF7344 domain-containing protein — MTSETTRPSREEVFHAVKNLRRRYVLYYLQRYGGPVTLGELAKQVAAWENDTTVPEVSSSQRKSVYSALHQTHLPKLESAGVLNYDPDEGTIEVTERATRLDLQLASDPQTSLPWHRLYLGLSALSLGALASVWTGLYPFTLLSGVQYTLLVIAAFGVIAMAHTYDLRQWRQRADNAAPDFILRVED; from the coding sequence ATGACTTCCGAAACCACACGTCCGTCCCGCGAGGAGGTCTTCCACGCCGTAAAGAATCTCCGTCGGCGGTACGTCCTCTACTACCTCCAGCGATATGGTGGTCCCGTCACGCTCGGTGAACTCGCCAAGCAGGTTGCGGCGTGGGAGAACGACACGACCGTCCCGGAGGTCTCGTCGAGTCAGCGCAAATCGGTGTACAGCGCCCTCCACCAGACCCATCTCCCGAAGTTGGAGTCAGCGGGAGTGCTGAACTACGACCCCGACGAGGGGACTATCGAAGTGACCGAACGGGCGACTCGCCTCGACCTCCAACTCGCCAGCGACCCACAGACCTCGCTCCCGTGGCACCGGTTGTACCTCGGCCTCTCGGCGCTGAGTCTGGGCGCGCTGGCCTCGGTCTGGACCGGGCTATACCCCTTCACGCTCCTGTCGGGCGTCCAGTACACCCTGCTGGTCATCGCCGCCTTCGGCGTGATTGCGATGGCCCACACCTACGACCTTCGGCAGTGGCGACAGCGCGCGGACAACGCCGCGCCCGACTTCATCCTTCGGGTCGAGGACTAA
- a CDS encoding alpha/beta hydrolase family protein: MPKYDFERYLNVRNANTPSFGPDGDRLSFLMDTTGVPQVWRLDSPQTWPQQLTFEEERVSFADWSPERDELVFGMDQGGDEHTQLFRLDGDGETLTPLTDHPEAIHNWGGWSHDGDRFAFTANRRDQSVFDVYVQHRDEEGDDAELVCEGDGWFIPAGWSPDDERLAVVEMHSSFDYDVYVIEVESGELNHLTPHEGDVRYQNPNWAPDGDALYLTTDKDADTTYVARLDVETGDLETVAEGGDWNVENLTVDDDTGRFVFGVNADGYTELTVGELTGPTDYDEFADPDLPRAVTSGATFDTDADRFALAVTGSTQNTNVYVVDVETGESERWTDAATAGLPKSSFVEPELVRYETFDGREIPAFLSVPQTEGAAATEDGGMPVIVDIHGGPESQRRPTFHPIKQYFLNRGYAYFEPNVRGSSGYGKAYTHLDDVEKRMDSVADIEAGVKWLHDRPEIDPEKVVAFGGSYGGFMVLASLTEYPDLWAAGVDIVGIANFVTFLENTGDWRREHREAEYGSLDDDREFLESISPTNNIENIEAPLLVLHGANDPRVPVGEAEQIAETAAEQGVPVEKLVFDDEGHGFTKLENRIEAYTTVADFLDEHV, encoded by the coding sequence ATGCCGAAGTACGATTTCGAGCGGTATCTCAACGTGCGGAACGCGAACACGCCGTCGTTCGGTCCCGACGGCGACCGCCTGTCGTTTCTGATGGACACCACGGGTGTCCCGCAGGTGTGGCGTCTCGACAGTCCCCAGACGTGGCCCCAACAGCTAACCTTCGAGGAGGAGCGCGTTTCGTTCGCCGACTGGTCGCCCGAGCGCGACGAACTCGTCTTCGGGATGGACCAAGGCGGCGACGAACACACCCAACTGTTCCGCCTCGACGGCGACGGCGAGACGCTGACACCGCTGACCGACCACCCCGAGGCCATCCACAACTGGGGCGGATGGAGCCACGACGGTGACCGGTTCGCGTTCACCGCCAACCGGCGCGACCAGTCGGTGTTCGACGTGTACGTCCAGCACCGCGACGAGGAGGGCGACGACGCGGAACTCGTCTGCGAGGGCGACGGGTGGTTCATCCCGGCCGGATGGAGTCCCGACGACGAACGCCTCGCGGTCGTGGAGATGCACTCTAGCTTCGACTACGACGTGTACGTCATCGAGGTGGAGTCCGGGGAGTTGAACCACCTGACGCCCCACGAGGGCGACGTTCGCTACCAGAATCCCAACTGGGCACCCGACGGCGATGCGCTCTATCTCACCACCGACAAGGACGCCGACACGACCTACGTCGCCCGCCTCGACGTAGAGACCGGCGACCTCGAAACCGTGGCCGAGGGGGGCGACTGGAACGTCGAGAACCTGACCGTGGACGACGACACCGGCCGGTTCGTCTTCGGCGTGAACGCCGACGGCTATACCGAACTCACGGTTGGCGAACTCACCGGTCCCACCGACTACGACGAGTTCGCTGACCCCGACCTGCCTCGGGCCGTGACGAGCGGGGCGACCTTCGATACCGACGCCGACCGCTTCGCGCTCGCCGTGACCGGAAGCACCCAGAACACCAACGTCTACGTCGTGGATGTCGAAACTGGCGAGTCCGAGCGGTGGACCGACGCCGCGACAGCAGGCCTCCCCAAGTCCTCGTTCGTGGAACCCGAACTGGTCCGGTACGAGACCTTCGACGGTCGGGAGATTCCGGCCTTCCTCTCGGTGCCCCAGACCGAAGGCGCGGCGGCGACCGAGGACGGCGGGATGCCCGTCATCGTGGACATCCACGGTGGTCCCGAAAGCCAGCGACGCCCGACTTTCCACCCCATCAAGCAGTACTTCCTCAATCGGGGCTACGCCTACTTCGAACCCAACGTCCGGGGGTCGTCTGGCTACGGCAAGGCCTACACCCATCTGGACGACGTGGAGAAGCGGATGGACTCGGTGGCCGACATCGAGGCCGGCGTGAAGTGGCTCCACGACCGCCCCGAAATCGACCCCGAGAAGGTCGTCGCCTTCGGCGGGTCCTACGGCGGGTTCATGGTGCTGGCCAGTCTGACCGAGTACCCCGACCTCTGGGCGGCGGGCGTGGACATCGTGGGCATCGCCAACTTCGTCACCTTCCTCGAAAACACGGGCGACTGGCGGCGCGAACACCGCGAGGCCGAGTACGGGTCGTTGGACGACGACCGCGAGTTCCTCGAATCCATCAGTCCGACCAACAACATCGAGAACATCGAAGCGCCCCTGCTGGTCCTCCACGGCGCGAACGACCCCCGCGTCCCGGTCGGCGAGGCCGAGCAAATCGCCGAGACAGCGGCCGAGCAGGGCGTTCCGGTCGAAAAACTCGTCTTCGACGACGAGGGCCACGGCTTCACGAAACTCGAAAACCGCATCGAGGCCTACACCACCGTCGCCGACTTCTTGGACGAACACGTCTGA
- a CDS encoding DUF7344 domain-containing protein: MSTGTLDRPETAPDPPEEFTQEVVFEMLSNRRRRYVVYYLLDADGEAELRDLSRTIAAWENDKRPDEVTSTERKRVYNALQQAHLPKMDDAGLVEFDSSRSTVTATDGLSDLRVYLEVVPGDEISWSQYYLLLGLLFVSVTLSATVGVSPFADVPGVTLSAAMALVLAVSGVAHVYHGRQSRLGADERPPSVGE, encoded by the coding sequence ATGTCTACCGGAACGCTCGACCGCCCCGAGACCGCACCCGACCCACCCGAGGAGTTCACGCAGGAAGTCGTCTTCGAGATGCTGAGCAACCGACGACGCAGGTACGTCGTCTACTACCTCCTCGACGCCGACGGCGAGGCCGAACTCCGCGACCTCTCGCGGACGATTGCGGCGTGGGAGAACGACAAGCGACCCGACGAGGTGACCTCGACCGAGCGAAAGCGAGTGTACAACGCGCTCCAGCAGGCCCACCTGCCGAAGATGGACGACGCCGGACTCGTCGAGTTCGACTCCTCGCGGAGTACCGTGACGGCGACCGACGGCCTCTCGGACCTCCGGGTCTACCTCGAAGTCGTCCCCGGCGACGAGATTTCGTGGAGCCAGTACTACCTGCTGTTGGGACTCCTGTTCGTCTCCGTCACGCTCTCAGCGACCGTCGGCGTCTCGCCGTTCGCCGACGTGCCGGGCGTGACGCTCTCGGCGGCGATGGCGCTCGTCCTCGCCGTCTCGGGGGTCGCCCACGTCTACCACGGTCGCCAGTCCAGACTCGGTGCCGACGAGCGACCGCCGAGCGTGGGAGAGTAG
- a CDS encoding ABC transporter ATP-binding protein, producing MAAIDTTDLTKRFGDDVLAVDSLELTVEEGEIFGFLGPNGAGKSTTINLLLDFIRPTAGSATVLGYDAQRETQAIRERVGVLPEGATLYDRLTGREHVEWVARTKTADADPDAILDRVGLDPDDRERPAGGYSKGMSQRLALGMALVGDPDLLILDEPSSGLDPNGIQEMRELLREEANRGTTVFFSSHILPQVEAVCDRVGIMSEGRLVAEDTIAGLRESSGGTSRITAKVDRVPEGFDLADLETLSGVESATADDNAVTAVCSAPGAKMDVLRRIDDATAVRDIHSEEASLEDLFNRYTDAEGGADPDETGERDGESPEVAA from the coding sequence ATGGCGGCAATCGACACTACCGACCTCACGAAGCGGTTCGGCGACGACGTTCTCGCCGTCGATTCGCTCGAACTCACCGTCGAGGAGGGCGAGATATTCGGCTTCCTCGGCCCGAACGGTGCGGGCAAATCCACCACCATCAACCTCCTGTTGGACTTCATTCGGCCGACGGCGGGGTCGGCGACGGTGCTTGGCTACGACGCCCAGCGCGAGACCCAAGCCATCCGGGAACGCGTCGGCGTCCTCCCGGAGGGCGCGACCCTCTACGACAGACTGACCGGCAGAGAACACGTCGAGTGGGTCGCCCGGACCAAGACCGCGGACGCCGACCCCGACGCGATTCTCGACCGCGTGGGTCTCGACCCCGACGACCGCGAGCGCCCCGCAGGGGGCTACTCGAAAGGGATGAGCCAGCGCCTCGCGCTCGGGATGGCGCTGGTCGGCGACCCCGACCTCCTGATTTTAGACGAACCCTCGTCGGGCTTGGACCCCAACGGGATTCAGGAGATGCGGGAACTCCTCCGGGAGGAGGCCAACCGGGGCACCACCGTCTTCTTCTCGTCCCACATCCTGCCGCAGGTCGAAGCGGTCTGTGACCGAGTGGGCATCATGAGCGAGGGCAGACTCGTCGCCGAGGACACCATCGCGGGCCTCCGGGAGTCCTCGGGCGGGACCAGTCGAATCACCGCGAAGGTGGACCGGGTGCCCGAAGGCTTCGACCTCGCCGACCTCGAAACCCTGTCTGGCGTCGAGAGCGCGACTGCCGACGACAACGCCGTCACCGCGGTCTGCTCGGCCCCCGGCGCGAAGATGGACGTGCTTCGGCGAATCGACGACGCGACCGCAGTCCGAGACATCCACTCCGAGGAGGCCTCCCTCGAAGACCTGTTCAACCGGTACACCGACGCCGAAGGCGGGGCCGACCCCGACGAAACCGGCGAGCGAGACGGCGAGTCCCCGGAGGTGGCGGCATGA
- a CDS encoding ABC transporter permease subunit, with product MSFRAVVSKDFKDVRRAKLLWFVGGIYTLFAVLFFYTGSTGEDPAVLRQLWNMSGLAVLFIPLVALVAAYLSIAGERESGSIKFLLSIPNQRRDVVLGKYVSRASLVTGAILLAFGVAAVLSTAWYPEVDFSTFARVVGLTLLFALAYVSIAVGISALTASRSRAMGGAIGYFFVFNVLWIQGSAFSVVGALRFVFEDTLGLALSQNTESFVQSLSPATAFLQSLQLAFPDGYRDIPPADPSTPFYLEAEFMLVILAAWIVLPLLVGFWQFERADLG from the coding sequence ATGAGTTTCCGGGCCGTGGTCAGCAAGGACTTCAAGGACGTGCGCCGGGCGAAACTGCTGTGGTTCGTCGGCGGCATCTACACCCTGTTCGCCGTGCTGTTCTTCTACACCGGGAGTACCGGCGAGGACCCCGCGGTCCTCCGACAACTCTGGAACATGTCGGGCCTCGCGGTACTGTTCATCCCGCTAGTCGCGCTGGTGGCGGCCTACCTCTCCATCGCCGGCGAGCGCGAGTCGGGCAGTATCAAGTTCCTCCTCTCGATTCCCAACCAGCGCCGGGACGTGGTGCTGGGCAAGTACGTCTCGCGGGCGAGTCTCGTCACCGGTGCCATCCTGCTGGCGTTCGGGGTCGCCGCGGTCCTCTCGACGGCGTGGTACCCCGAGGTCGATTTCTCGACGTTCGCCCGCGTCGTCGGTCTCACCCTGCTGTTCGCGCTGGCCTACGTCTCGATTGCGGTCGGCATCTCGGCGCTGACGGCCTCCCGGTCGCGGGCCATGGGCGGCGCTATCGGCTACTTCTTCGTGTTCAACGTCCTCTGGATTCAGGGGTCGGCGTTCTCGGTGGTCGGCGCGCTCCGGTTCGTCTTCGAGGACACGCTGGGTCTCGCGCTGTCCCAGAACACCGAGTCGTTCGTCCAGAGTCTGAGTCCCGCGACGGCCTTCCTCCAGTCGCTCCAACTCGCCTTCCCCGATGGCTACCGTGACATCCCACCAGCGGACCCCTCGACGCCGTTCTACCTCGAAGCCGAGTTCATGCTGGTGATTCTCGCGGCGTGGATCGTTCTTCCCCTGCTGGTCGGCTTCTGGCAGTTCGAGCGCGCCGACCTCGGGTAG
- a CDS encoding AbrB/MazE/SpoVT family DNA-binding domain-containing protein, translating into MSETTRITRKGQTTIPQELREKYGLEPGDAVVWEETDDGIVVKKTEKTEARGLLAGDMSEDERRAVAEELGDEIRAKRDEEWTVE; encoded by the coding sequence ATGAGCGAGACGACTCGGATTACTCGAAAGGGACAAACAACGATTCCACAGGAGTTGCGAGAGAAGTACGGCCTTGAACCGGGAGATGCAGTCGTCTGGGAGGAGACCGACGATGGAATCGTCGTTAAAAAGACCGAGAAGACCGAAGCAAGAGGACTGCTTGCGGGCGACATGAGCGAAGACGAGCGACGAGCAGTTGCCGAAGAACTCGGCGACGAGATTCGAGCTAAGCGCGATGAGGAGTGGACGGTCGAATGA
- a CDS encoding PIN domain-containing protein: MKTYTVDSVALIHYLLDILPEQALAVVEEAEAGNARLEVPAIVLVETSYILQKRDEVRGIDVRDISEQEDIEGVLATIERGSPIELVETGYDEVRGVAGQMASFSIHDAMIVASHESRNTDAVLTKDGTIADSNVPTVWD, translated from the coding sequence ATGAAAACCTACACCGTCGATTCGGTCGCACTCATCCACTACCTTCTGGACATCCTTCCGGAGCAGGCGCTCGCGGTGGTCGAGGAGGCGGAGGCTGGAAACGCACGACTGGAAGTCCCAGCCATCGTCCTTGTCGAAACGTCCTACATTTTGCAGAAACGCGACGAGGTACGGGGAATCGACGTGCGAGACATCTCCGAGCAAGAGGACATCGAGGGCGTTCTTGCGACGATAGAGCGAGGTTCGCCAATCGAACTAGTCGAAACGGGATACGACGAAGTGCGCGGCGTCGCCGGGCAGATGGCATCGTTTTCGATTCACGACGCGATGATAGTCGCCAGTCACGAGAGTCGAAACACTGACGCCGTGCTGACCAAGGACGGGACCATTGCGGACAGTAACGTGCCGACTGTTTGGGACTGA
- a CDS encoding DoxX family protein produces MSLLGSDSTDSVAETAQEAKEEVTGESPPKTHSTSFKLARALFGGVLAFTALDNFRSLDEMVGYAESKGAPEPETTVPFISGSLLFGGLGIAAWKLPRLAAGAVATFLVTVTPAMHDFWSIDDDQQKEQEMIHFLKNAALLGGALAFLRVGQDE; encoded by the coding sequence GTGTCACTACTCGGAAGCGATTCGACCGACAGCGTCGCGGAAACTGCACAGGAAGCCAAAGAAGAAGTAACCGGCGAGTCACCGCCCAAGACCCACTCCACGTCGTTCAAACTGGCCCGCGCCCTGTTCGGCGGGGTGCTGGCGTTCACGGCGCTGGACAACTTCCGGAGTCTGGACGAGATGGTCGGCTACGCCGAGAGCAAGGGCGCGCCGGAACCGGAGACCACGGTGCCCTTCATCAGCGGAAGCCTGCTGTTCGGCGGCCTCGGCATCGCGGCGTGGAAGCTTCCGCGCCTCGCGGCCGGTGCGGTGGCCACCTTCCTCGTGACCGTCACGCCCGCCATGCACGACTTCTGGTCCATCGACGACGACCAGCAGAAAGAACAGGAGATGATTCACTTCCTGAAGAACGCCGCGCTGTTGGGCGGCGCGCTCGCATTCCTCCGGGTCGGACAGGACGAGTGA
- a CDS encoding NAD(P)-dependent glycerol-1-phosphate dehydrogenase produces MFDKSTWIRLPRNVVVGHGVLDSTVEAVSELHLQGRPLVVTSPTPREVAAERVAADFEDAGDDPAIVEIESATFESVQRVIEVAEEVDAGYLVGVGGGKAIDIAKMASDDLGTGFVSVPTAASHDGIVSGRGSVPEGDTRHSVAAAPPLAVVADTEILADAPWELTTAGCADIISNYTAVKDWRLANRLQNVEYSHYSAALAEMTAEMLVDNADSIKQGLEESAWVVVKALVSSGVAMSIAGSSRPASGAEHLFSHQLDRMVPDAALHGHQVGVGTIIAEYLHGGNWQGVRQALETIGAPATADELGIDPEMVVAALTSAHEIRDRYTILGNGMSEAAAIEAVEKTGVI; encoded by the coding sequence ATGTTCGACAAATCGACGTGGATTCGCCTGCCGCGCAACGTGGTAGTCGGCCACGGCGTCCTCGACAGCACCGTCGAGGCCGTCTCCGAACTCCACTTGCAGGGGCGGCCGCTGGTCGTGACCAGTCCCACGCCCCGCGAAGTCGCCGCAGAGCGCGTCGCGGCGGACTTCGAGGACGCGGGCGACGACCCGGCAATCGTGGAAATCGAGTCGGCGACGTTCGAGTCGGTCCAGCGAGTCATCGAGGTGGCCGAGGAGGTAGACGCCGGCTACCTCGTCGGCGTCGGCGGCGGGAAGGCCATCGACATCGCCAAGATGGCGAGCGACGACCTCGGGACCGGGTTCGTCTCGGTCCCCACGGCGGCGAGTCACGACGGCATCGTCTCGGGCAGAGGGTCGGTCCCGGAGGGCGACACCCGCCACAGCGTCGCCGCCGCGCCACCCCTCGCAGTCGTGGCGGACACCGAGATTCTGGCCGACGCGCCGTGGGAACTCACCACCGCGGGGTGCGCCGACATCATCAGCAACTACACCGCGGTCAAGGACTGGCGACTCGCCAATCGACTCCAGAACGTCGAGTACTCGCACTACTCCGCGGCGCTGGCCGAGATGACCGCCGAGATGCTGGTGGACAACGCCGATTCCATCAAGCAGGGCCTCGAAGAATCGGCGTGGGTGGTCGTGAAGGCGCTGGTCTCGTCGGGCGTGGCGATGTCAATCGCGGGGTCGTCGCGTCCGGCCTCGGGCGCGGAACACCTCTTTTCCCACCAACTCGACCGGATGGTCCCCGACGCCGCGCTCCACGGCCATCAGGTCGGCGTCGGCACCATCATCGCCGAGTACCTCCACGGCGGCAACTGGCAGGGCGTCCGGCAGGCGCTCGAAACCATCGGCGCGCCCGCCACCGCCGACGAGTTGGGCATCGACCCCGAGATGGTCGTGGCCGCACTCACCTCTGCCCACGAGATTCGGGACCGCTACACGATTCTGGGCAACGGGATGAGCGAGGCGGCCGCCATCGAGGCCGTCGAGAAAACGGGCGTCATCTGA